Genomic segment of Falco peregrinus isolate bFalPer1 chromosome 5, bFalPer1.pri, whole genome shotgun sequence:
TTCACAACAGGCCTCTGAGTGGCCTGGGGCTCTGTTCCCTCTCCTGATCACACGGCTGCCTCagctggggggcgggggaacACTGATGCTGCCCCGAGTGGTGCCAGTCTCGCCCTCCTCTGAAAGTCGTGGTGGAGGCGATGGCTGCTGCCccgtccctccctccctccctgcccccctccctccctgccccgccCCATACCTGGTAGTGCCTCTGGAAGCCCCCGGGAGAGCGCTTGTGCTGCTGCGGGTGCAGGACAGCTCCAGCCGGGGATTTGCCGCTGTAGGGAGCCGGGTACCGGGGGCTGATGCTCTGCGGCCTGCGCGGGGTCTGCCCCCCCGGCGAGGGGCTCTCGaaccgcccgccgccgccgtggAAGCCGTGGCCTCGCGGCGAGTGGCCGCTGCCGTAAGGCCCGGGCCGGTAGCCGTAGGGCGGCGTGTGATGAGGGCTCCCGTAGCCCCGCGGGGAGGGCGGCACGGGGCCCCCACCGGAGGGAGGGCTCCGGAACCCGCCGCCCGCGTACGGCGGCGTCGGGGGGCGGAAGCTCTGCCGGTACATGGCCGGGCCGGCGAGGCGATGGcggagaggaataaaacctgCGCAACGGCGTCCCCCAGCAGGCGCCTCGGCGGGGAGACGTCGCGTCcggttttttctcttccccctctTTCCCTGCGAGGTGTCCGGAAGGTTCCGGCTTCAAAGCGTTCCGGGACGGGGAAGGCGAAGCGAAGGACACCCGGTGGCAGCGGCCCGTCCCGGCTGACGGGGAGCCGGCGGCGGCCGAACTCTGCCGGGAGCGGAGCCCTTGTAGCGGCCAGGCGCGGGCTGACCACCGGCCTGCCCCGGGGGCGGCACCGAGCTGCCCGGACGCGTTTCCGTCCGGAGTCCGGAGAAGGGGCGCCGGCTGCAGCTTGGGGTCGGGAGGGCGGCTGGTCCGGTGGAGGCAGCGGTCTGTGAGGCTGGCCCTGAGGAATTCCTTGCATTTTCAAGCTGGAGAGGAATAATGTGAAGTAAGAGAGTCTCAGGAGATGCGTAGCAGCCGTTCCTGTTAATTCAAATCGTAGGGTGCTGTGATAAACCCGGTATTGGCGACCTCCATATAGTTGTGAGTGAATGCCCACGGTACACCAGGGgataaaaatcaacaaaatcaACCCTTGTAAAGCAAAGCATTTGCCTCACATTTCACGGCACATCAGATACGCTTATTTGAAAACATGCACAATCCCATATTTAAAGAGTACTTTAGTGGAAAGgcttttttaaatcagtttgaACTGTCTGCAATTCTTCGGCACGGCTGTAGCTCAGGCAATGAGACCTACAAGTACAGACCCATGGGGAAAGCACCCACTTGGAGAAGAACCTCATATTTAGCAACATCAACTTAATTTTAACGATGTTATTTATTAGCATTCCTGCTCTGTGCTTCACTATGTTAATGCAAATCCTCAGCAGCTCAGTAAAAAATAGtaaaggttttttcttttttattttttttctatcagtgCAACAAAGCACTTACTCGGGTTTAGGACATTGTGACATATGCAAGTTAAAAAGGACTTTCAGAATAGCAGCAAATAAAAGTTAGCTGATAAATAAGCAATGTTTCTATGCTTTGTGTACTggtcttgcttttctttggctttaaACTGTtggttgtgttggtttttggtttttgttggttttttttttttttttttttttttgcaatggcAGTAACTATATATACTTGGTGAACCTGGTTGGCTCTCTACTAACCTCCCTGTGAAAAACGGGGCCATATCCTTGCAATTCTAGAATGGAAAGAGACTAAACCTGCTCACTTAGAAGTTTTGCTAATACTTTACTGTTTTATCTTCTGTAGGTGACCAATTTTCTATTCTTATGATGCCCACACAGAATGCCATGTCTACACAAGACAGTTTACCAACATAAACATCAATTTGTCTGATTGATCTTATTCCAGAAAAGGACaacttcatttaattttaaccCCTTTCACACCAAATTAGAAATGTGTATTGTTACACACATGTTGAGTTACACTGGAATAATTTTGCTGATGAATTCTTCTTGTTGACAAATCCTAATTGCTTCTAGGATTTTAAGCAGCCACGTCATACTTTTCATTACACAGCGTGTCCAGTCAACAAACACATCATGTAGAAGATTTTCTCTATGGATCTTCCTCAGCATCCAGGCCACCTGACACACAACACTTCTTAAGCCTGGGCTATTCGTTATGCTCATTCTCAAGCAGTCAGAAGTTTCAGCTGTTCTTGAGATGCAGTTGTTGTCTTATCCTTACACAATGTATTTCTGGTCAATAAATGCTGAACCTCCATGCAGGCTTTTTTATCCTATTACAGAGCAGGAAGACACCATAGTGTTCCTCTAACAAGCCTGCCATTCTGTGCTAACACAAACTAAAAATAGTCTCAAAGTATTTAGGCTCAGGGAAAAATTGGGTAAAGGTTATTTCAAGCTAACCCTTCTGTAGCTATGTACCACTGAAGGTACAGCTTACCGTCCAAATAACGCTGCACCTTCCACAAAGCAGAAATGAGATGAAGGATCTACCTTGTGATAGTGATACCATTTTACTTTATTCCATCTCAGCAACGCTGTGTGCCGCTGCTTGTACACCCAACTGGATGTCCAAGTTCCTAGCGCTCAAGCAGTGGCTTACCCAGCAGCTAGATGTGGCAGTGAAAGAACCCTCAAGTCTACTTTGTATAACTACCGTGGTTTATTACGCGGGATCTAGAATTACTGCCGCGGCAGCTGCAAGATGACGCTTCGTTTATAGAGCCCAGCCACCTGCCACgctaagaaaaacagaaggggcAACGCGCTTTTAACCGGGGGAGCCGAGCCGGGCTGAGCGCTAGCCGAGACCGGCCAAACCCAacccagccgagccgagcccgGCCGAACCCATCCGAGGCGGGCCGAGGCGAGCCTGACCGAACACAGCAGAACCCAGCCGAGTCGAGCCCGGCCGGACCCAGCTGAGCCGAGCCGAACCCTGACGAGCCGGGCCCAGCGCAGCCGAACCCGGCCGAGCCCCCCGGTGGGGAAGGAGCGCGGCACCCGGCGGCGCTGCCAGCCCTCACGGCGGGCGGTGCCGGAGAggaggccccgccccgcccacGCTGCAGCGCTGCCCCCGGGTGCGGGCAGGGGAGTGCTGGGCCGCTGGCGCTTGCGCGGCGCCGGCTGGCGCGCTCGGCCGTGGGTTTTGCAGCGGCGGGCGTCGGAGCGCGGAGATGCTGGGCGGAAGGAACCGCCGCTGCGGCGGGCTGTGGAGGAGCCTGtgccccgcggccgccggcggcAGCGCTTGGCCGCGCTGCCCCAGAGCCCTGAGCGCCGCCTCCCCtagcagcggcggcggggcgcggagcggagGCACTCCCCCGGCAGGTAGCCGTGCCGCGCCTTCCTCAgcctgcccttccctccccctgccctcgaGTGCCGCCGGGGCTCCGAGGCCGGCAGGGGCCGGGGCCCTCGGCGCGGGCGGGACCGCTGAGCCCTGAGGGACGCTGCGGCCGCCCGTGGCCTCCAGCGAGGCGGGGAGCTGCCCTGCCGGCAGCGCAGGTGCAGGGCGCGTTACCTGCGCCCCTCTGCCGCGGCGGGGTGGCGAAGGGGGTCGCTGGGCGGCCGGGCCTGTGTAAGCGCGGTGGGTGACGCGGGtgcgcgggcggggggcgccgagGTCACCGCGGCTGGACTTTGCACGTGCCGGCGGGGGCACCCTCGGCTCGCGGCAGGGGACAGCCCGCTGCCGCGCGCGCCTGCGCCTCGTTTCCCAAGGGCTGGGAAACTTCGTGCAGtctgtttttttgggttgtggttggtttttttttttgtttttacgAATCAAAAtaaagctgagctgcagcaaagtAATTCTCTTCTGGCTCTCGGGTTGTTCTGTTACCTAATTAATGTGGAAATACACCAACAGCTGTGTTGGTTGCATTAGAAGCAGGGAAAGTTTGGGATTCAGGTTCCCAAGGTGAATGCACAGAGTGCGCCTATTGCTAGTGAATTCACGGTAGTGATGGACTTGATGGTAACTCGCTGGAGGTATAAGTTAAAAACTATTGATTGTGCAATCAAAGTAGAGATGATAGACTTACGGAGTGATGCCCTCCATAATTGGAATGGAATCTATTTGCTTGCTGTTACTTTGTATTGGTGCAAAACCATTAAATGTACTAACCAGCTTTATTCTCAGTGTCCTCTTCTGTCTCTTACAAGCATAAAGGAAAGTTTTTCTGGGAATAGGAcctgaaaattaatatttcttctatAGAATGATTTCTCTGTTGCTTGCTTACTAATATTGTTCCATTAGACCAACCTCGGGCCAACCTAGTGAGCTTAACAAAAGAGTTTAAATCGTATTGAGAGTAAGTGGATCTATTTTATTCTTTGTCAAAGTTACTTATAAAAGATGTATGACTGTCCAATTTGCAGTAGACTCAAAGAGTTTACAAATAATATATAGTTAGAGCTGGGAgagtagatttttctttcaatcaTCAAGTTACTGGAATAATTAATAGTAAAATTACAAGAGAAAATGTGAGTTAATGTTTTGGAGAACTTAAAACATTGAGCCAGAATTCTGAGAAAAAACGCTCTGTGGGGAAAAGTTTAACTTCAGATATGCACCTGATAGGAAGCTagtgaagaggagaaaaaattaaataaaaagatgctCTTGTCAATACTGATAAATTCGGATCTCTTCTGTttgtggtgtggttttgtttcctatTGTTCCTGCAATGAGGGGTTGGTAGCACTCTGGTACTCGAGATCAGTGTACCAGAactgctgtttttctgtcaAAAGGCATTGTTTTGTAATTGTTTGAAACATTTAATCGTTTCAGCCATGTAAGTATCTTGCTAGAATGCAAATTTAGGtcctctgtgttttctcttgtgaatatctgtgcttttccagtttGAAGAGGCTAGCCagtctattttattttatattttttctccaaTTTTCAAAAGTAAGCTTTTGATCTCTCTTGCATTTCATCATTGTGGACATCTGACGTCAGTGATATGATAATCAGTAAGAATCCATCAGTCTTAGTTATGCATAAATGTGTATTTACAGGCTAATCTTAACACTTTATAGGCTTCTCTGAGAAGTATCTTTTATGGATTCCTACAACAGCCACAGGTAGAAAACCTGTGGGCTCTGAGAAGTTGCTATTTCTCTCCTAGTGTATCTGTGAGAAACttacaggaggagaaaaaatgagCCATTGAAGTAAGAGAGTATAGCTTTAAAAGATGTGGAAAGAATAGAGGAAGATGGGCTCTTTTTGTTGACTTAAATGTTcggttgtttgttttttttttttagggagcTGTGCTTTTCAGTAAAGTGGCTGCTTagatattttctgtaaacaaaGTAATGCTGTTGTGAAACAAATGGTGCACTCAGTTCCTTAACAGACAAGCATATGCTTAAGTGCTTGCTCAGCTAGAGCCAACTTGATAAAATTGAGGTTATGCTGCAGAATCTGTGGTGTTTACCTGGGACAAACACAAGTGTTGTCCAACACCTGGAACACTGCAGTGTGCAGCATTGAACAGAGGTAGCAGCCTGACTTTACTTAAA
This window contains:
- the MPLKIP gene encoding M-phase-specific PLK1-interacting protein; amino-acid sequence: MYRQSFRPPTPPYAGGGFRSPPSGGGPVPPSPRGYGSPHHTPPYGYRPGPYGSGHSPRGHGFHGGGGRFESPSPGGQTPRRPQSISPRYPAPYSGKSPAGAVLHPQQHKRSPGGFQRHYQGSPRTSTPFGTAHGREKRVSNDVENYYRPSMLEDPWAGLEPVSVTDINQQYSSEQTTYTGKKGRYFS